The following are encoded together in the Citrus sinensis cultivar Valencia sweet orange chromosome 1, DVS_A1.0, whole genome shotgun sequence genome:
- the LOC102619608 gene encoding enhancer of rudimentary homolog isoform X2 — protein MTSPSRATRTFMDYGSISQAMDGICGLYERKLKELNPAIRDITYDVADLYNFIDGLADMSALVYDHSIQAYLPYDRQWIKQRTFQHLKKLAH, from the exons ATG ACTTCTCCAAGCAGAGCAACAAGAACCTTCATGGATTATGGTTCAATAAGCCAAGCTATGGATG GTATATGTGGACTTTATGAAAGGAAGCTTAAGGAGTTAAATCCAGCAATCAGAGACATCACTTATGATGTTGCAGATCTCTACAACTTCATTGATGGTCTTGCAGACATGAGTGCATTAGT ATACGATCACTCAATTCAGGCTTATTTGCCGTATGACAGACAGTGGATCAAACAAAGGACATTTCAACATCTTAAGAAGTTGGCGCATTGA
- the LOC102619608 gene encoding enhancer of rudimentary homolog isoform X1, translated as MANRHTIILMQTSPSRATRTFMDYGSISQAMDGICGLYERKLKELNPAIRDITYDVADLYNFIDGLADMSALVYDHSIQAYLPYDRQWIKQRTFQHLKKLAH; from the exons ATG GCTAATAGGCACACCATTATTCTGATGCAGACTTCTCCAAGCAGAGCAACAAGAACCTTCATGGATTATGGTTCAATAAGCCAAGCTATGGATG GTATATGTGGACTTTATGAAAGGAAGCTTAAGGAGTTAAATCCAGCAATCAGAGACATCACTTATGATGTTGCAGATCTCTACAACTTCATTGATGGTCTTGCAGACATGAGTGCATTAGT ATACGATCACTCAATTCAGGCTTATTTGCCGTATGACAGACAGTGGATCAAACAAAGGACATTTCAACATCTTAAGAAGTTGGCGCATTGA
- the LOC102620472 gene encoding probable folate-biopterin transporter 6 codes for MNSSEKQEVGPASCKRTKFLSLVLEPVQWLQMLSSQLHSSFIFGIVLVYGLCQGFSGSFFKVVTDYYWKDVQKVQPSTVQIYIGLYYLPWVMKPIWGIFTDAFPIKGYHRRPYFVIAGVLGLVSALIVALLGKLPIALALTCLIGITGGMAIADVVIDACIARNSIETRALAPDMQSLCAFCSGAGSLIGYSSSGFFVHHLGHQGALGILAIPPTLLIVLGFVIYETRATSHHFEKKKAIESVIFTMKGMCKSIKLPQVWKPSLYMFLSFAVSISTHEGQFYWATDPKAGPAFSQEFVGVIYALGAVASIIGVLIYHKTLKDYPYRNLLFFAQLLYGISGMLDLIFILRWNLALGIPDSFFVITEQCVSHIVSRLRWIPMIVLSTRLCPRGIEGTFFALLMCIDILGSLISKWGGGIVLHLLHVTRTDYRNLWLVILIRNVLRFATLGLIFLVPKGNHSNELIPMDLLRKNSDTITDDEGMRLLSINETNED; via the exons ATGAATTCTTCAGAAAAACAAGAAGTTGGACCAGCATCCTGCAAGAGAACCAAGTTTTTATCACTCGTTCTTGAACCAGTTCAATGGCTACAAATGCTATCATCCCAATTACACTCAAGTTTCATCTTTGGGATAGTACTTGTTTATGGGCTATGCCAAGGCTTCTCAGGCTCTTTCTTCAAAGTGGTCACTGACTACTACTGGAAAGATGTGCAAAAGGTTCAGCCTTCAACTGTGCAAATATACATTGGCTTGTATTACTTGCCATGGGTGATGAAACCCATTTGGGGTATCTTCACTGATGCTTTTCCGATCAAAGGGTATCATAGAAGGCCTTATTTCGTGATTGCTGGTGTTCTTGGGCTTGTCTCGGCGTTGATTGTTGCTCTTCTAGGGAAGTTGCCTATTGCATTGGCATTGACTTGTTTGATTGGAATAACTGGTGGGATGGCAATAGCGGATGTAGTGATCGATGCTTGTATTGCGAGAAATAGTATCGAGACTCGGGCTTTGGCGCCGGATATGCAGAGTCTTTGCGCTTTTTGCTCAGGTGCTGGTTCTTTAATTGGGTACTCTTCCAGTGGCTTTTTTGTTCATCATCTCGGACATCAG GGAGCGTTGGGTATTTTGGCAATCCCACCAACTTTGTTGATAGTATTAGGCTTTGTCATTTATGAAACAAGAGCTACCAGTCATCATtttgagaagaagaag GCAATAGAAAGTGTGATATTTACAATGAAGGGCATGTGCAAGTCCATTAAGTTGCCTCAGGTGTGGAAGCCATCACTGTACATGTTTCTGTCTTTCGCAGTCAGCATAAGTACTCATGAAGGCCAATTTTATTGGGCTACAGATCCTAAAGCTGGTCCTGCATTCTCTCAG GAGTTTGTTGGTGTAATCTATGCTCTCGGTGCAGTGGCTTCCATCATAGGGGTTCTAATCTATCACAAGACTCTGAAAGACTACCCATACAGAAACCTACTCTTTTTCGCCCAGCTTCTATATGGCATATCTGGAATGCTTGATCTCATTTTCATCCTTCGATGGAACTTAGCCTTGGGTATTCCAGattctttctttgttattACGGAACAATGTGTCTCTCATATCGTAAGCAGACTCAGATGGATTCCCATGATTGTATTAAGCACAAGGCTTTGCCCTAGAGGCATTGAAGGCACATTCTTTGCACTTTTAATGTGTATCGATATCCTTGGTTCGCTCATCTCCAAATGGGGTGGAGGAATAGTTCTGCATTTGTTGCATGTCACAAGGACTGATTATAGAAACTTATGGTTGGTTATTCTGATAAGAAATGTTCTGAGATTTGCTACATTGGGGCTGATTTTTCTTGTGCCAAAGGGTAATCATTCCAATGAATTGATACCGATGGATCTTTTAAGAAAAAACTCAGATACAATCACAGACGATGAAGGCATGCGGCTTCTCTCCATCAATGAGACAAATGAAGACTAG
- the LOC102626120 gene encoding probable folate-biopterin transporter 6, with protein sequence MESLENQELIVEKPPSISSLKQNDHDLQVTAKRTKLLSVFLEPFQWLQMLSSQLNSTFIFGIILVYGLSQGFSGSFSKVVTDYYWKDVQKVQPSVVQIYIGLCYLPSVMKPIWGLFTDAFPIKGYHRRPYFVIAGVAGCVSALMFSLLGKLPIAIALACSVGISAGIAIADVVIDACIARNSIEIRALAPDMQSLCGFCSAAGSLIGYAVSGFSVNHLGPQGALGVLAIPPVLLIVLGFVIYETRSANIRSEKKKVMENVEFTTKGMYKSMNCPQVWKPSLYMYLSLAVSISTHEGQFYWYTDPKAGPAFSQEFVGLIYALGAVASMIGVLIYHKTLKDYPLRNLLFSAQLLYGISGMLDLIFILRWNLALGIPDSFFVITEQCVSHIISKIRWIPMIVLSTRLCPIGIEGTFFALLMCIDSIGSLTSKWGGGIVLHLLHVTRTDFTNLWLVILIRNVLRLATLGLIFLVPKADQSDELIPVDLLRKNSDTSTDDEGLQLVTINEKNQEVA encoded by the exons ATGGAGTCCCTTGAAAATCAAGAACTCATCGTTGAGAAACCTCCCAGCATATCATCTTTGAAACAAAATGACCATGACCTGCAAGTAACCGCCAAAAGAACGAAGCTTTTATCAGTCTTTCTTGAACCTTTTCAATGGTTACAAATGCTATCTTCCCAGCTAAACTCAACCTTCATCTTTGGCATAATACTTGTTTATGGCCTTAGCCAAGGCTTCTCAGGATCTTTCTCCAAAGTGGTAACTGATTACTACTGGAAAGATGTCCAAAAAGTCCAGCCATCAGTGGTGCAAATCTATATAGGTTTATGTTACTTACCGTCGGTAATGAAACCTATTTGGGGTCTTTTCACTGATGCTTTTCCGATCAAAGGGTATCACAGAAGGCCGTATTTCGTGATTGCTGGTGTTGCTGGTTGTGTCTCTGCATTGATGTTTTCGCTCCTTGGAAAGTTGCCTATTGCAATTGCATTGGCTTGTTCAGTTGGAATCTCAGCTGGGATTGCAATTGCAGATGTGGTAATTGATGCTTGTATTGCAAGAAATAGTATTGAGATACGGGCATTGGCACCGGATATGCAGAGTCTTTGTGGGTTTTGCTCCGCTGCCGGTTCTTTGATTGGGTACGCTGTCAGTGGTTTTTCTGTTAATCATCTGGGACCTCAG GGAGCATTGGGTGTCTTGGCAATCCCTCCTGTTTTACTGATAGTGTTAGGTTTCGTAATTTACGAAACAAGATCTGCTAATATCCGCTCTGAGAAGAAGAAG GTAATGGAAAATGTAGAATTTACAACAAAGGGCATGTACAAGTCAATGAATTGCCCTCAAGTGTGGAAGCCATCACTATACATGTATCTATCTTTGGCAGTTAGTATTAGTACTCATGAGGGGCAGTTTTATTGGTACACAGATCCTAAAGCCGGTCCTGCATTCTCTCAG GAGTTTGTTGGTTTGATATATGCACTTGGTGCGGTGGCTTCCATGATTGGAGTTCTAATCTATCACAAGACTCTAAAAGACTATCCATTGAGAAACCTACTCTTTTCCGCTCAGCTCCTCTATGGCATATCCGGAATGCTTGATCTCATTTTCATCCTTCGATGGAACTTAGCCTTGGGTATTCCAGattctttctttgttattACGGAACAATGTGTCTCTCACATCATAAGCAAAATCAGATGGATTCCTATGATTGTGCTAAGTACAAGGCTCTGCCCTATAGGCATCGAAGGCACATTCTTCGCACTCTTGATGTGCATCGATAGCATTGGCTCACTTACCTCCAAGTGGGGTGGAGGGATTGTTCTTCATTTGTTGCACGTCACAAGGACTGATTTTACGAACTTATGGTTGGTTATTTTGATAAGAAACGTTCTTAGACTTGCAACATTAggattaatttttcttgtaccTAAGGCTGATCAATCAGATGAATTGATCCCGGTGGATCTTTTAAGAAAAAACTCAGATACAAGTACAGACGACGAAGGCTTGCAGCTTGTCACCATCAATGAGAAAAATCAAGAAGTTGCTTAG
- the LOC102620737 gene encoding probable phospholipid hydroperoxide glutathione peroxidase codes for MASYSMPFSAAFSSPLRHFTQIKTCPAAWASSMAASWTPTNSIKSSIGSAKPGFLQHGLFSQSSNLPGFFVKRRSFGVHATAATEKSLYDFTVKDIDGKDVPLSKFKGKVLLIVNVASRCGLTPSNYSELSHLYEKYKTQGFEILAFPCNQFGGQEPGSNPEIKEFACTRFKAEFPIFDKVDVNGPNTAPVYQFLKSSAGGFLGDLVKWNFEKFLVDKNGKVIERYPPTTSPFQIEKDIQKLVVA; via the exons ATGGCTTCTTATTCGATGCCTTTCTCTGCAGCTTTCTCCTCACCTTTACGGCATTTCACACAAATCAAAACATGCCCTGCTGCATGGGCTTCATCAATGGCGGCTTCATGGACTCCTACTAATTCaatcaaatcatcaattgGGTCCGCTAAACCAGGCTTTCTTCAACATGGGCTGTTTTCCCAATCTTCAAATTTGCCTGGGTTTTTCGTGAAACGTCGTTCCTTTGGTGTTCACGCTACAGCTGCTACTGAGAAGTCTTTATATGACTTCACCGTCAag GATATTGATGGTAAAGATGTTCCTCTTAGCAAGTTTAAGGGCAAAGTTCTGTTGATTGTGAATGTCGCTTCAAGATG TGGCTTGACACCATCTAATTACTCGGAGCTCTCTCACTTATATGAGAAGTACAAGACTCAAG GATTTGAGATTCTAGCTTTCCCTTGCAATCAATTTGGTGGGCAAGAGCCTGGATCAAACCCTGAGATCAAGGAATTCGCTTGTACTAGGTTTAAGGCAGAATTTCCCATATTTGACAAG GTTGATGTAAATGGACCAAACACAGCTCCAGTTTACCAGTTTTTGAAGTCAAGTGCTGGGGGATTTTTAGGCGACCTTGTCAAGTGGAACTTTGAGAAGTTCTTAGTGGACAAAAATGGTAAAGTCATCGAGAGATATCCACCAACTACCTCGCCTTTCCAAATTGAG AAGGACATCCAGAAGCTTGTTGTGGCATGA